AAAGGCGTGAGGCGCGGTTTGGACTTATCGATATCGAAGTGAATTTCCTCCGAATCCTCAGTTTGCTCCTGACCGAAAAATGCATCAAGCAGGAAGGAGCTGGGACGCTCCAGTTTTTCCACGACCTTGGACAGGACGTGGGTGTTGAAAATGTCGATAGACATGGGCTTTCTCCTTTTGTGAAAGTCGGTTTAGTTCTGGTTGCTGCGCAGGAAGACGCTCTTGGCACGCAACGCGATGCGCACGCTGTCCAGCGTGTGTCCCGCGCCCAAAACCAGAGCGTTTTCGTTGAATTCGCCGCTGAAGTAGATGACGGCCTGCACATCACTTGCGGCGGCATTGGCTTTTTCGGCCAAGATGGCATCAGGGATTTGAGAGCCATCGGCGCTTGCCGATGCACTCAGTTTGAATTTGCCGTTTGCAGTGATGCGGCCAAGGACTGCGCCTTTAGCCAGATCAGCCCCGGCGGCAATCGTGACCACCCGTTCGACGCGGGGGTATTCTCCCGCCAGCAGATTATCAGGGCTGTATTCGCCCTGATCTTTGAAGCCTTCAGCTCGTGTCATGGTTTTCTCCTTACTTTCTTGGGTTGGGGTTAGATGGCGGCAGCGATGCGGCTTGCAACAGCATCGATGTCGTTA
The genomic region above belongs to Micavibrio aeruginosavorus EPB and contains:
- a CDS encoding head decoration protein; protein product: MTRAEGFKDQGEYSPDNLLAGEYPRVERVVTIAAGADLAKGAVLGRITANGKFKLSASASADGSQIPDAILAEKANAAASDVQAVIYFSGEFNENALVLGAGHTLDSVRIALRAKSVFLRSNQN